The Rhopalosiphum maidis isolate BTI-1 chromosome 1, ASM367621v3, whole genome shotgun sequence genome has a segment encoding these proteins:
- the LOC113549379 gene encoding succinate dehydrogenase assembly factor 3, mitochondrial, translating to MSGLNHVQRVRLLYKTILRLHRGLPNELQELGQTYVRDEFRRHKNCNPKEAGIFMLEWSKYTLTLSEQLLKNAKSDIGFGKNIDTQDGVLDSFTDDQIVQLYNLFKETTGNQDETIESELSK from the exons ATGTCCGGTCTAAATCATGTACAAAGAGTTCGTTTGTTgtacaaaactattttaaggTTACACCGTGGTTTACCAAATGAATTACAAGAATTAGGTCAAACATATGTTCGTGATGAATTTCGCAGACATAAAAACTGTAACCCTAAAGAAGCTGGAATATTTATGTTGGAATGGAgc aaatacacATTAACACTATCAGAGCAGCtgttaaaaaatgcaaaatcagATATtggttttggtaaaaatattgatacacaAGATGGTGTATTAGACTCTTTCACAGATGATCAAATTGtacaactttataatttatttaaagaaacaaCGGGAAACCAGGATGAAACAATTGAATCTGAgctttctaaataa